The proteins below come from a single Limosilactobacillus reuteri genomic window:
- a CDS encoding biotin/lipoate A/B protein ligase family protein, which translates to MANFKNQCFQRFIQPLTPADNLSSFIYTNALLRSANKLKYPLLHFWTLEDTVILGLKDQRLPHLSTALTSLTHRGFHYFMRNSGGLAVVSDDGILNLSIFYPWHLEDHELTIDEAYQRMVDLIQAAFPSLKIATGEITHSYCPGSFDISVNGQKIGGISQRRNKMGVTVMLYLSVGGNQQDRGKLIRDFYDTGLQQSQNKWHFPDVWPGAMTTISKALNTQLSVQDAIQRIQSVVQIIVPDSLNNLMWSPNFISTLNKELISMERLQERLEKED; encoded by the coding sequence ATGGCTAATTTTAAGAATCAGTGTTTTCAGCGGTTTATTCAACCTTTAACTCCAGCGGATAATCTTTCGTCTTTCATCTATACCAACGCTTTGTTACGTTCAGCTAACAAACTCAAATATCCTCTTCTTCATTTTTGGACCTTAGAAGATACGGTTATTTTAGGGTTAAAAGATCAACGATTACCGCATTTATCAACTGCCCTTACTTCGCTTACGCACCGTGGTTTTCATTATTTCATGCGTAATTCAGGGGGATTAGCAGTTGTAAGTGACGACGGTATTTTAAACCTGTCAATTTTCTATCCATGGCACCTCGAAGACCATGAATTAACTATTGATGAAGCATATCAACGAATGGTCGACCTAATTCAGGCTGCTTTTCCTAGCCTAAAAATCGCTACTGGTGAAATCACTCATTCATACTGTCCGGGGAGTTTTGATATCAGCGTTAACGGCCAAAAAATCGGTGGCATTTCCCAACGCCGAAACAAAATGGGAGTTACAGTAATGCTTTACTTAAGTGTCGGTGGCAATCAGCAGGATCGGGGCAAACTAATTCGTGACTTCTATGATACAGGATTGCAGCAAAGCCAAAATAAGTGGCATTTTCCAGATGTTTGGCCGGGAGCGATGACAACTATCTCTAAAGCCCTCAACACGCAATTAAGCGTTCAGGATGCGATCCAGCGAATCCAATCAGTCGTTCAAATCATTGTTCCTGACAGCCTTAATAACTTAATGTGGTCGCCTAATTTTATATCAACCCTCAATAAAGAACTAATCAGCATGGAACGTTTACAAGAACGTTTAGAGAAAGAAGATTAA
- a CDS encoding HD domain-containing protein, whose translation MNHFYDEKLRREKVFRDPIHGQIIVDNQIIMDLINTPEFQRLRRIKQLGTSSFTFHGAEHSRFGHCLGVYEITRQMCNYFQRNYPSQHPGDGLWDDHERPVALCAALLHDLGHGPYSHTFEHIFHTNHEQITRQLITDSSTNINKILQRVSPDFPHQVASVIDHTYENPQVVQMISSQVDADRMDYLQRDAYYTGTNYGKFDLDRVLHVMRPVKRGIAFEISGMHAVEDYIISRLQMYLQVYFHPVSRSMEVILDHLLMRAKYIYQHPNDFEPDFTPHMLMPFFNGKFTLDDYLALDDGVLTTYFIHWTHSRDDILSDLASRFLNRRPFKSVIYDQNTQKLLPTLRKLIQTAGFNSQYYTAVNDSFKLPYDTYHPQDSNTQTQIELLQPNGDFVELSQVSTLVASVSGREAGDQRFFFPKEMLETRNNIEIFEPIYEEFQSYIKNNHIINPKEQK comes from the coding sequence ATGAATCACTTTTATGACGAAAAACTTCGCCGTGAAAAGGTTTTTCGCGATCCAATTCACGGACAAATTATTGTCGATAATCAAATTATTATGGACCTAATTAATACTCCTGAGTTTCAACGATTACGACGAATCAAGCAGCTAGGAACTTCATCATTTACCTTTCATGGAGCCGAGCATTCCCGCTTTGGCCATTGCTTAGGCGTCTATGAAATTACCCGCCAAATGTGCAACTATTTCCAGCGAAACTATCCTAGTCAGCATCCTGGCGACGGCCTATGGGATGATCACGAACGACCAGTTGCCTTATGTGCAGCCCTCCTCCATGATTTAGGGCATGGTCCTTATTCCCATACATTTGAGCATATTTTCCATACAAACCATGAGCAAATTACCCGCCAGTTGATCACCGACAGCAGCACTAATATTAATAAAATATTACAACGGGTATCTCCTGATTTTCCTCATCAAGTTGCTAGTGTGATCGACCATACTTATGAAAATCCACAAGTGGTGCAAATGATCTCAAGCCAAGTTGATGCGGACCGGATGGATTACTTGCAACGAGACGCGTATTACACAGGAACAAACTACGGAAAGTTTGATCTTGATCGTGTTCTTCATGTTATGCGACCAGTTAAGAGAGGAATTGCCTTTGAAATTTCAGGAATGCATGCGGTAGAAGATTACATTATCAGTCGCCTTCAGATGTATCTGCAAGTCTACTTTCACCCAGTTTCCCGTTCAATGGAAGTTATCTTAGACCACCTCTTAATGCGGGCAAAATATATTTACCAACATCCTAATGACTTTGAGCCCGACTTCACCCCTCATATGCTGATGCCGTTTTTTAATGGTAAGTTTACCTTGGATGACTATTTGGCGCTTGACGATGGTGTCTTAACCACCTATTTTATTCATTGGACCCATTCTCGTGATGATATTTTAAGCGACCTTGCTAGTCGTTTTCTTAACCGCCGACCATTTAAATCAGTCATTTATGATCAAAATACACAAAAACTTTTACCAACTTTACGAAAGCTCATCCAAACTGCTGGGTTTAATAGCCAGTATTACACCGCAGTCAACGATAGTTTTAAACTTCCATATGATACTTATCATCCACAAGATTCTAATACTCAAACGCAAATCGAGCTTCTCCAACCTAATGGCGATTTTGTGGAACTATCCCAAGTTAGTACCTTAGTCGCTAGCGTATCGGGACGAGAAGCCGGAGATCAACGGTTCTTTTTCCCAAAAGAGATGCTTGAAACGCGAAACAATATTGAAATTTTCGAACCAATCTATGAAGAATTTCAAAGCTATATCAAGAATAATCATATTATTAACCCAAAGGAGCAAAAATAA
- the yidA gene encoding sugar-phosphatase produces MAIKLVAIDIDGTLINDQREITPQTVAAIKKASAQGVKIVLCTGRPMTGVKAYLDQLGLNDSDNEFVISFNGALAQSTSGNVLVNYTMPFNDYADWQTYCIKEGVKSQIETRDYIYTINRDLSPYTVYESDLVSMPIRYRTFEELSKMQDQYVIAKAMMVDTKEQIDKAWAELSAEMRDRFSIVRSEDFYLEFMNKQASKGNALQLLSEELGIKKEEVMALGNAQNDDSMIEFAGLGVAMGNSIPGTLKIADVTTADNNHDGVGKAIEKYVLK; encoded by the coding sequence ATGGCAATTAAATTAGTCGCAATCGATATCGATGGAACATTAATCAATGACCAACGTGAAATCACACCACAAACTGTTGCTGCAATAAAAAAAGCCAGCGCGCAGGGAGTAAAGATTGTCTTATGCACTGGACGTCCAATGACAGGCGTAAAAGCATACCTTGACCAATTGGGCTTAAATGATTCAGATAACGAATTTGTTATTAGCTTCAACGGTGCACTAGCCCAATCAACTAGTGGGAACGTCCTGGTAAATTACACGATGCCTTTCAATGACTATGCAGACTGGCAAACTTATTGTATTAAAGAAGGCGTCAAGTCCCAAATCGAAACGCGAGATTACATCTACACAATTAACCGGGATTTGAGTCCTTATACAGTCTACGAGTCAGACCTTGTAAGTATGCCAATTCGTTATCGTACCTTTGAAGAACTTTCTAAAATGCAAGATCAATACGTAATCGCCAAAGCAATGATGGTTGATACTAAAGAACAAATTGACAAAGCATGGGCAGAGCTTTCGGCAGAAATGCGTGACCGCTTTTCCATTGTTCGCAGCGAAGACTTTTATCTAGAATTCATGAATAAACAAGCAAGTAAAGGAAATGCCCTTCAATTACTTAGCGAAGAACTCGGAATTAAAAAAGAAGAAGTAATGGCCCTTGGCAACGCACAAAACGATGATTCAATGATCGAATTTGCTGGGTTAGGGGTAGCGATGGGAAACTCAATTCCTGGTACCTTAAAGATCGCTGACGTAACAACCGCTGATAATAATCATGATGGTGTTGGAAAAGCGATTGAAAAATATGTTCTTAAGTAA
- a CDS encoding ribose-phosphate diphosphokinase — MTQQYFDQNLKIFALNSNRPLAEKIAKHVGVDLGKLSVNRFSDGEIQINIEESVRGDNVYVIQSTSAPVNDNLMELLIMVDALRRASAKTINVVMPYYGYARQDRKARSREPITAKLVANMLQNSGVDRIIALDLHAAQIQGFFDIPVDHLMGAPLLAEYFINQGVAENAVVISPDHGGVTRARALAEFLKSPIAIIDKRRPRANVAQIMNIIGDVKGKKCIMIDDMIDTAGTISLGSQALIDAGAEEVYASCTHAVLSGPAIERLQNAPLKEVVVTDSIQLPKEKQIDKIKQVSVAPLIGDAIKRINENRPVSPLFKQVFQSAQLEKK; from the coding sequence ATGACACAGCAATATTTTGATCAAAATTTAAAAATCTTTGCGTTAAATTCAAACCGTCCCTTAGCAGAAAAGATTGCTAAGCATGTCGGGGTTGATTTAGGAAAATTATCTGTTAATCGTTTTAGTGATGGTGAGATCCAAATTAATATTGAGGAAAGTGTGCGAGGAGACAATGTTTATGTCATCCAATCGACCTCTGCCCCAGTTAATGACAACTTAATGGAGTTGTTAATTATGGTAGATGCGCTTCGTCGTGCTAGTGCCAAGACGATTAACGTGGTGATGCCATACTATGGTTATGCCCGTCAAGACCGAAAAGCACGGAGCCGTGAACCAATCACTGCTAAGTTGGTTGCTAATATGTTGCAAAATTCCGGTGTTGATCGGATTATTGCACTTGATCTTCATGCCGCACAAATTCAAGGGTTCTTTGATATCCCTGTCGATCATTTGATGGGTGCTCCTCTTTTAGCAGAGTATTTTATCAACCAGGGTGTTGCTGAAAATGCAGTTGTTATTTCTCCTGATCATGGTGGAGTAACACGGGCACGAGCACTTGCCGAGTTTTTAAAATCTCCAATTGCGATTATTGACAAGCGGCGTCCACGGGCGAACGTTGCTCAAATCATGAATATTATTGGAGACGTTAAGGGTAAGAAGTGTATTATGATTGATGACATGATTGATACTGCGGGAACTATTAGTTTAGGTTCGCAAGCATTAATAGATGCCGGCGCAGAAGAAGTCTACGCATCATGTACCCATGCGGTATTATCTGGCCCAGCAATTGAACGTTTACAGAATGCACCACTTAAAGAAGTCGTTGTGACGGACTCGATTCAATTGCCAAAAGAAAAACAAATCGATAAAATCAAGCAGGTATCGGTTGCTCCACTAATTGGGGATGCAATCAAACGGATTAACGAAAATCGTCCGGTTAGTCCACTATTTAAGCAAGTATTCCAAAGTGCACAGTTGGAAAAGAAGTAA
- the glmU gene encoding bifunctional UDP-N-acetylglucosamine diphosphorylase/glucosamine-1-phosphate N-acetyltransferase GlmU codes for MTKRNAIILAAGKGTRMRSKLYKVLHQVCGKTMVEHVLTQLEKAKIDNIITIVGFGAETVEQRLGHRTKYALQEQQLGTGHAVMQTKNLLANEDGETIIVSGDTPLFTAETFEKLFEYHEQRHAAATILTSIAPDPTGYGRIVRNDVGIVERIVEQKDATIQEQAIKEINTGVYCFDNKKLFAALSKITNDNAQGEYYLTDVIGILKQENEIVTAYKMDNFDESMGVNDRVALARANKVMRNRINTHWMREGVSMIDPDTTYIDADVKIGRDTVIEGGVVIKGHTEIGNDCYIGAGSRIIDSKIHDGVKIISSTLQEAEMHNGSDIGPNSHLRPEAEIGENVHIGNFCEVKKAYIGEGTKVGHLTYIGNATLGKNINVGCGVVFVNYDGTNKHHTNVGDHAFIGSNSNLVAPVNIAKDSFVAAGSTITDSTEQYDMAIARARQVNKENYAKKLPW; via the coding sequence ATGACAAAACGTAATGCAATTATTTTAGCTGCTGGTAAAGGTACACGGATGCGCTCAAAGCTATACAAAGTTTTACACCAAGTTTGTGGTAAGACAATGGTTGAGCATGTTTTAACTCAATTGGAAAAAGCCAAAATCGATAATATTATTACAATTGTTGGTTTTGGGGCGGAAACAGTTGAACAACGATTAGGACACCGTACTAAATATGCGCTGCAGGAACAACAACTCGGAACTGGTCATGCCGTAATGCAAACAAAAAACCTTCTTGCAAATGAAGATGGTGAAACTATTATTGTCAGTGGTGATACTCCTTTATTTACGGCTGAGACTTTTGAAAAGCTTTTTGAATATCATGAACAACGGCATGCGGCGGCTACTATTTTGACTTCTATTGCTCCTGATCCAACTGGTTATGGTCGAATTGTTCGAAATGATGTTGGAATCGTTGAACGAATTGTGGAACAAAAAGATGCTACTATTCAAGAGCAGGCAATTAAGGAAATTAATACTGGAGTTTACTGCTTTGATAACAAAAAACTATTTGCTGCCCTTAGTAAGATCACGAATGATAATGCTCAGGGTGAGTATTATTTAACTGATGTTATTGGTATTTTAAAGCAAGAAAATGAGATCGTAACAGCCTACAAGATGGATAACTTTGACGAATCGATGGGGGTAAATGACCGAGTTGCCCTTGCACGTGCCAACAAGGTAATGCGTAACCGGATTAATACTCATTGGATGCGTGAAGGGGTTTCGATGATTGATCCTGATACAACTTATATTGATGCTGATGTTAAGATTGGTCGTGATACAGTTATTGAAGGTGGCGTTGTGATCAAGGGGCATACAGAAATTGGTAACGATTGTTATATCGGTGCTGGTTCACGGATCATTGATTCCAAGATTCACGATGGGGTTAAAATTATTTCTTCTACCCTTCAAGAAGCAGAAATGCACAATGGCAGTGATATCGGTCCTAATAGTCACCTGCGTCCAGAAGCAGAAATTGGCGAAAACGTTCATATTGGTAACTTCTGTGAGGTTAAGAAGGCTTACATTGGTGAAGGAACAAAGGTCGGTCATTTGACTTATATCGGTAATGCTACTTTAGGTAAGAATATTAATGTTGGCTGTGGAGTTGTCTTTGTTAACTACGATGGGACAAATAAGCACCATACCAATGTTGGGGACCATGCCTTTATCGGTAGTAACAGTAACCTAGTGGCTCCGGTTAATATTGCCAAGGATTCATTTGTCGCTGCTGGTTCGACCATTACAGACAGTACAGAACAATATGATATGGCAATTGCGCGGGCACGGCAGGTTAATAAAGAAAATTATGCTAAGAAACTACCATGGTAA
- the purR gene encoding pur operon repressor, with amino-acid sequence MTRYLLEHPRSLVSLKFFGERYDSAKSSISEDLGIVKHTFQTWGQGRLETIPGASGGAVLTPFYSKENAQAAIDNLVDRVNDDSRLLPGGYVYLSDLIGQPEILRQIGKLIATQYVDTDVDVIMTVETKGIPIAQSVAMYMNKPFVIVRNSSHITEGPTVSVNYVSGSVQRIKKMELSRRTLSAGANVLVVDDFMKGGGTINGMKSLIKEFDANLVGITVFAEGRPVNGQRLVDNCTSLIKVETKDGTEKKIAAQAGSFMENVFDKKVEN; translated from the coding sequence ATGACACGTTACTTGCTTGAACATCCGCGATCATTAGTATCGTTGAAGTTTTTTGGTGAGCGATATGACTCAGCTAAGTCATCAATCAGTGAAGATTTAGGAATTGTTAAACATACCTTCCAAACGTGGGGACAGGGACGATTAGAAACAATTCCTGGTGCAAGCGGTGGCGCGGTATTAACGCCATTTTATTCTAAGGAAAATGCTCAGGCGGCCATTGATAACTTGGTTGACCGGGTTAATGATGACTCGCGTTTGCTACCGGGAGGTTATGTTTACTTATCAGATTTAATCGGCCAACCGGAAATCTTGCGGCAGATTGGTAAGTTAATCGCTACTCAATACGTTGATACTGATGTTGATGTTATTATGACAGTTGAGACTAAAGGAATTCCGATTGCTCAAAGCGTTGCGATGTATATGAATAAACCATTTGTTATTGTTCGTAATAGTTCACACATTACTGAAGGACCTACTGTAAGTGTTAATTATGTTTCTGGGTCCGTCCAACGGATAAAGAAGATGGAATTGTCCCGTCGTACATTATCAGCTGGGGCGAATGTCTTGGTTGTTGACGACTTTATGAAGGGCGGCGGCACGATTAACGGAATGAAATCTTTGATTAAAGAATTTGATGCTAACTTGGTTGGGATTACTGTTTTTGCAGAAGGTCGTCCGGTAAATGGGCAACGGTTAGTCGATAACTGTACTTCATTAATCAAAGTGGAAACTAAAGATGGTACGGAGAAGAAGATTGCAGCACAAGCAGGAAGCTTCATGGAAAACGTGTTTGATAAGAAAGTAGAGAATTAG
- a CDS encoding metal ABC transporter permease: MLTLSFMRHAFVASTFIAIICGIIGVFVVARNLSFLTHTLSEIGFAGGAFAVFAGWPALNGMILFTMLSSVIVGQMSIKESRREAVISAVSALFIGLGILFLSLSSQSASSATSILFGSVVGISLNEVWQLVYLSILVLIILLLMYRRLKFDSFDSIGAQVSGINQTVISVIFLLLLALSVSVAAQIVGSLLIFILLTLPAASAKYFTHGVARMIILAILFSLLGTWLGLFLGYLTDWPVSFFIAVIEVIIYTTALIYSKFIESN; this comes from the coding sequence ATGTTAACTTTAAGTTTTATGCGTCATGCATTTGTCGCTAGTACATTTATTGCGATTATTTGTGGAATTATTGGAGTTTTTGTCGTTGCACGAAATTTATCATTTTTAACGCATACCTTGTCTGAAATTGGGTTTGCTGGTGGTGCTTTTGCCGTTTTTGCTGGATGGCCAGCACTAAATGGGATGATTCTGTTTACAATGTTAAGTTCAGTTATTGTTGGACAAATGAGTATAAAAGAATCACGACGAGAAGCGGTTATTAGTGCCGTTTCAGCGCTGTTCATTGGCTTAGGAATTCTTTTCTTATCTTTGAGCAGTCAGTCAGCTAGCTCAGCAACAAGTATTTTGTTTGGTAGCGTGGTTGGAATTAGTTTGAATGAGGTCTGGCAGCTTGTCTACCTTTCCATTCTTGTTTTAATTATTTTGCTATTGATGTATCGTCGCCTTAAGTTTGATTCCTTTGATTCAATTGGGGCGCAGGTCAGTGGAATAAATCAAACAGTGATTTCTGTTATTTTTCTTTTACTACTTGCTTTAAGCGTTAGTGTCGCTGCTCAGATTGTCGGTTCTTTGCTAATTTTTATTCTCCTAACGTTACCAGCTGCTAGTGCTAAATACTTTACGCATGGTGTCGCACGGATGATTATTTTAGCGATTTTATTTTCACTGTTAGGAACATGGCTTGGTCTTTTTCTCGGTTATTTGACAGATTGGCCGGTTAGTTTCTTTATCGCAGTGATTGAAGTTATCATCTATACCACAGCCTTGATTTATAGTAAATTTATCGAATCGAATTAG
- a CDS encoding metal ABC transporter ATP-binding protein, which produces MAVVSVDDLTIAYGNHTVIDHLSFSINEGDFLVVVGENGVGKTTLVRSMLGFLKPKSGTITIPQSTRLGYVPQFRNIDEEYPLSIRDFVALNTKPRLLPWLTKSERNRVERMIRENNLTKIAERPLGLASGGEKQRAYLAQALLPNPNLLILDESTASLDNEMKYELLDLVTRFQQNGLSVMFITHDWDLAKQYGTRFLYLSPGSYSTGPINELPSPVKGDKK; this is translated from the coding sequence ATGGCAGTTGTATCAGTTGATGATTTAACGATCGCTTATGGAAATCATACTGTAATCGATCATTTAAGCTTCTCCATTAATGAAGGGGATTTTCTTGTCGTGGTTGGTGAAAATGGGGTCGGAAAAACGACTCTTGTTCGCTCAATGCTTGGTTTTTTAAAACCGAAAAGCGGGACAATAACTATTCCGCAAAGTACACGACTTGGCTACGTTCCTCAGTTTCGTAATATTGACGAGGAATACCCGCTATCTATTCGCGATTTTGTTGCTTTAAATACTAAACCACGCCTTTTGCCATGGCTGACTAAAAGCGAGCGAAACCGTGTTGAACGGATGATTCGTGAAAATAACCTAACAAAGATTGCTGAGCGGCCCCTTGGTTTAGCATCAGGGGGTGAGAAGCAACGAGCATATCTTGCTCAAGCTTTATTACCCAATCCAAATCTCCTTATTCTGGACGAATCGACGGCAAGTCTGGACAATGAAATGAAGTATGAATTGCTAGACCTGGTAACTCGTTTTCAACAAAATGGTTTGAGTGTAATGTTTATTACTCATGATTGGGATCTAGCAAAACAATATGGAACTCGTTTCTTGTATTTATCTCCCGGTTCTTATTCCACTGGGCCAATTAATGAGTTACCCAGTCCGGTAAAGGGGGATAAAAAATAA
- a CDS encoding metal ABC transporter solute-binding protein, Zn/Mn family, with amino-acid sequence MKKYIISISSIVALLVIILGLSFVPWKSMGKNQKPIRVVTGMNFYGEVAQKVAGDHGQVISFIDNASVDPHDYQPNTKQAQQVAKANVVIENGLGYDSWVNKLVKSSSNHNKIKVINVASLTGKKDGDNEHIWYAPETVEKLANDLATQYGKIDPQHAKDYQRNARKYLASLQPLNEEIAKVKRQVNPNNNRVAVSEPVFDYALENVGYQIMDKHFEKAVEDGNDPSPKDIEEIQQAIINHQIAFFVDNSQTSDKVVDNLVKLAHEHNVPVLKVTETKPNGYDYMQWMLKQYQALSRIQQKEN; translated from the coding sequence ATGAAAAAATATATTATCAGTATTAGTAGTATTGTTGCTTTGTTGGTTATAATTCTTGGGTTATCCTTTGTTCCGTGGAAATCGATGGGGAAAAATCAAAAGCCAATTAGAGTGGTAACTGGGATGAATTTCTATGGTGAAGTAGCGCAGAAAGTAGCTGGCGATCATGGCCAAGTGATTTCGTTTATTGATAATGCTTCGGTTGATCCTCATGATTATCAACCCAATACTAAGCAAGCCCAGCAAGTTGCTAAAGCCAATGTAGTAATTGAAAATGGTCTTGGTTACGATAGCTGGGTAAACAAACTCGTTAAATCAAGCAGTAACCATAACAAGATTAAAGTAATTAATGTAGCATCTTTAACCGGCAAGAAAGATGGCGACAATGAGCATATTTGGTATGCACCTGAGACGGTCGAAAAGTTAGCAAATGATCTTGCAACTCAATATGGTAAAATTGATCCGCAACATGCTAAGGATTACCAAAGAAATGCACGCAAATATTTAGCTTCTCTTCAACCGCTTAATGAAGAAATTGCGAAAGTAAAGCGCCAGGTAAATCCTAATAATAATCGAGTTGCAGTCAGTGAACCAGTTTTTGATTATGCCTTAGAGAATGTTGGTTATCAAATTATGGACAAGCATTTTGAAAAAGCAGTTGAAGATGGGAATGATCCATCACCAAAAGATATTGAAGAAATTCAACAAGCAATCATTAATCACCAAATTGCCTTCTTTGTTGATAATTCGCAGACAAGTGATAAAGTTGTTGATAATTTAGTTAAACTTGCCCATGAACATAATGTTCCAGTATTAAAGGTAACGGAAACAAAGCCGAATGGGTATGACTATATGCAGTGGATGCTCAAGCAATACCAAGCATTGTCTCGCATTCAACAAAAGGAGAATTAA
- the ispE gene encoding 4-(cytidine 5'-diphospho)-2-C-methyl-D-erythritol kinase, producing the protein MIVTEKAPAKLNLSLDTPMRYFDGSPQWDMVMVSADLADYVTVETHRRPATIKVYTNSGFLPNDQRNLAYQAAHILRSRFHCKDGVTIRIKKQIPVAAGLGGGSSDAAAVLRALNSIWRLGLSLSELAKIALTIDSDVPYCIYNKLAHVTGHGEKIELLPPQPHYWAVIAKQKISVSTPQILRQINYEKLQHLNNEALLTNLKKEDWQEATKYMGNVLEPLTMKFYPEIGRLKNKMKELGADVAQMSGTGPTVFAICHTESRAKRIQNSIRGFCRDVHVVTLL; encoded by the coding sequence ATGATAGTTACAGAAAAAGCACCAGCAAAATTGAATTTGAGTTTAGATACGCCGATGCGATATTTTGATGGTTCTCCTCAATGGGATATGGTAATGGTCTCGGCAGACCTGGCTGATTATGTAACTGTTGAGACACACCGGCGCCCTGCAACAATTAAAGTCTATACAAATAGTGGCTTTTTACCCAATGACCAACGTAATTTAGCATACCAAGCAGCTCATATTTTACGTAGTCGTTTTCATTGTAAAGATGGCGTTACAATTCGGATTAAGAAGCAAATTCCAGTCGCGGCCGGATTGGGCGGTGGCTCTTCAGATGCAGCGGCAGTTTTACGCGCATTAAATAGTATTTGGCGGTTGGGCTTGAGTTTATCAGAACTAGCAAAGATCGCATTAACAATTGATTCTGACGTCCCGTATTGTATATATAACAAATTAGCCCACGTTACTGGCCATGGTGAAAAAATCGAATTGTTACCACCGCAACCTCATTATTGGGCTGTAATTGCAAAACAGAAGATCAGTGTTTCTACGCCGCAAATCTTACGACAAATTAATTATGAGAAGCTTCAACATCTTAATAATGAAGCATTACTGACAAATTTAAAGAAAGAGGATTGGCAAGAAGCAACAAAATATATGGGAAATGTTTTAGAGCCCTTAACGATGAAATTTTATCCAGAGATTGGTCGTCTAAAGAATAAGATGAAAGAATTGGGGGCCGATGTTGCCCAGATGAGTGGGACGGGACCAACCGTCTTCGCAATCTGCCATACAGAATCGCGAGCAAAACGGATTCAAAATAGTATCCGGGGATTTTGTCGCGACGTTCATGTTGTAACTTTGCTTTGA
- a CDS encoding Veg family protein — MPNSIVEIKKKLDERIGEHVLVKAQAGRKRITTHHGILSKTYPAVFVIHLNDEQGTLDRVSYSYTDLLTRNISIAFDEAE, encoded by the coding sequence GTGCCTAATAGCATTGTAGAAATTAAGAAGAAGCTAGATGAACGGATTGGCGAGCATGTTTTAGTAAAAGCGCAAGCTGGACGTAAACGTATTACCACCCATCACGGTATTTTAAGTAAGACTTATCCTGCAGTATTTGTTATTCATTTAAATGATGAACAAGGAACATTGGATCGAGTTTCCTATAGTTATACTGATTTGTTAACACGAAATATTTCAATTGCCTTCGATGAAGCAGAATAA